The following proteins are co-located in the Manihot esculenta cultivar AM560-2 chromosome 9, M.esculenta_v8, whole genome shotgun sequence genome:
- the LOC110623476 gene encoding uncharacterized protein At2g34160, with protein MAVETVAPAPATAPTEMSDAAQAQQKKNRIQVSNTKKPLFFYVNLAKRYIQQHDEVELSALGMAITTVVTIAEILKNTGLATEKKVLTSTVGMKDENKGKLVQKAKIEIVLGKSEKFDSLMEAANTATEESPKDNE; from the exons ATGGCGGTCGAGACTGTAGCTCCAGCACCAGCAACTGCACCCACAGAGATGTCCGACGCTGCCCAGGCGCAGCAGAAGAAGAACAGGATTCAAGTGTCCAACACCAAGAAGCCGCTCTTCTTTTATGTCAATCTCGCTAAG AGGTATATCCAGCAACATGATGAGGTTGAGCTTTCTGCCTTGGGCATGG CAATCACCACTGTTGTTACAATTGCTGAGATATTGAAGAACACTGGATTAGCCACCGAGAAGA AAGTTTTGACATCTACAGTAGGCATGAAAGACGAAAACAAAGGAAAGCTGGTTCAGAAGGCCAAG ATCGAAATAGTGTTGGGGAAATCTGAGAAATTTGATAGTCTGATGGAAGCTGCAAATACAGCCACAGAGGAATCGCCCAAAGACAACGAATGA
- the LOC110623136 gene encoding protein WVD2-like 1 → MDRKPNGVLVKSNGVLVKSNGVSHEKVHALPKTSGHSVEAKDYEAECSAEDSVVANHDEEQDVLGVKSTNFDPDQAEAKNEKAGAQKSSNDKTPSFPASKSGAARSARGHHTVPQPFALATEKRASVNTSTNVNNVSSPIATKNSQSNSPSTARKPLYPDNKKLLDEEDNWSVASSTAASVRTVKSVTIGTAPTFKSAARAERRKEFYTKLEEKHRALEEERNQAEARSKEEQQADIKQLRKSMVVKAKPVPSFYYEPPPPKVELKKLPLTQPVSPKLSRRKSCGDAIQPSNDEVGKHCARHRHSLGNHKEDLNTAIIAKNKVQNSAHTTNGTRSRKAKDRPKRENVTARAVPDMIAEETNEDI, encoded by the exons ATGGATCGGAAGCCAAATGGTGTTCTAGTGAAGTCAAATGGTGTTCTAGTGAAGTCAAATGGTGTCTCTCATGAGAAAGTCCATGCTCTTCCTAAAACTTCAGGACATAGTGTTGAAGCAAAGGACTATGAGGCGGAATGCAGTGCAGAAGATTCAGTTGTTGCGAACCATGATGAGGAACAAGATGTGCTTGGTgtcaaaagcacaaattttgATCCTGACCAAGCTGAGGCTAAAAATGAAAAGGCCGGTGCTCAGAAGTCAAGCAATGATAAAACTCCAAGCTTCCCTGCTTCAAAATCTGGTGCAGCCAGAAGCGCACGGGGGCATCATACTGTCCCACAGCCATTTGCTCTGGCAACTGAAAAACGTGCAAGTGTGAACACTTCAACGAATGTGAATAATGTGAGCTCCCCTATTGCTACAAAGAATTCACAG TCAAATTCACCTTCTACAGCAAGGAAGCCACTGTACCCTGACAATAAGAAGCTTCTTGATGAAGAAGATAATTGGTCTGTTGCATCCTC TACTGCTGCATCAGTGAGAACTGTAAAATCTGTAACCATTGGAACAGCTCCTACCTTTAAATCTGCTGCACGCGCGGAGAGACGAAAGGAG TTTTACACAAAACTAGAGGAAAAGCACCGAGCTTTGGAAGAAGAGCGAAACCAGGCTGAGGCAAGATCCAAG gAAGAGCAGCAAGCAGACATCAAGCAGCTTAGAAAGAGCATGGTGGTCAAAGCAAAACCCGTTCCTAGTTTCTACTATGAGCCACCTCCACCTAAGGTTGAACTCAAGAAG CTGCCATTGACTCAACCAGTTTCACCAAAACTAAGCCGGAGAAAGAGCTGCGGTGATGCAATCCAGCCATCGAACGATGAGGTGGGGAAACATTGTGCTCGGCACAGACACAGCCTAGGCAACCACAAAGAAGACTTGAATACTGCCATCATAGCCAAAAACAAGGTTCAGAACAGTGCACATACCACTAACGGCACTCGCAGTCGCAAGGCCAAGGACAGACCTAAACGGGAAAATGTTACAGCAAGAGCAGTTCCCGATATGATAGCCGAGGAGACAAACGAAGACATATGA